In one window of Cellulophaga sp. HaHa_2_95 DNA:
- the gcvP gene encoding aminomethyl-transferring glycine dehydrogenase produces MKTDVFASRHIGIREEDLQHMFKTVGVENLEQLIYETIPNDIRLKTPLALEAPMSEHKFLEHIQNLSEKNKVFTTYIGLGYHESLTPSVIKRNILENPGWYTAYTPYQAEIAQGRLEALLNFQTMICDLTGMELANASLLDESTAAAEAMTMLYEVRSREQKKNNVVKFFVSEEILPQTLSLLKTRAIPLDIELVIGNHETFEFGTDFYGAILQYPGKHGQVNDYSSFVAQAKEQDIKVAVAADILSLALLTPPGEFGADVVVGTTQRFGIPLGYGGPHAAFFATKEAYKRSIPGRIIGVTKDTDGNPALRMALQTREQHIKRDKATSNICTAQVLLAVMAGMYAVYHGPKGIKYIATQVHTSAATLADALEQLGVYQINTSYFDTITVKADATLVKPVAEKNEINFLYSDDQTISIAINEATSLEDLQKVVEIFAVALGKEIIAIDALKDVSAIANASQRTSPYLENVVFNSYHSETEMMRYIKKLERKDLALNHSMISLGSCTMKLNAASEMLPLSSAQWGNIHPFAPIDQAEGYQTMLKALEADLNVITGFAGTSLQPNSGAQGEYAGLMVIRAYHESRNETHRNICLIPASAHGTNPASAVMAGMKVVVTKTDEKGNIDVADLQEKVAKHADNLAALMVTYPSTHGVFESSIKHITKLIHDNGGQVYMDGANMNAQVGLTNPATIGADVCHLNLHKTFAIPHGGGGPGVGPICVAEQLVPFLPGNPVIKTGGEKAISAISAAPWGSSLVCLISYGYIKMLGEQGLRHSTEIAILNANYIKHRLSGNYEVLYTGEKGRAAHEMILDCRPFKQNGIEVTDIAKRLMDYGFHAPTVSFPVAGTVMIEPTESEGLAELDRFCNAMISIRKEINEASADDVDNVLKNAPHTLKMVTADAWKFPYSREKAAFPLEFVSDNKFWPSVRRVDDAYGDRNLICTCAPMEAYMEA; encoded by the coding sequence ATGAAGACAGACGTGTTTGCATCGCGCCATATTGGCATCAGAGAAGAAGACCTCCAGCACATGTTTAAAACGGTTGGTGTTGAAAACCTAGAACAATTAATTTACGAAACCATTCCGAATGATATTCGTTTAAAAACGCCACTTGCGCTTGAAGCGCCTATGAGTGAGCATAAGTTTTTAGAACACATTCAGAATCTTTCTGAAAAAAACAAAGTATTTACCACGTATATCGGTTTAGGATATCATGAGAGTTTAACGCCTTCTGTAATTAAAAGAAATATTCTTGAAAATCCAGGATGGTATACCGCATACACGCCGTACCAAGCAGAAATTGCCCAAGGTAGATTGGAAGCGTTACTTAACTTCCAAACCATGATCTGTGATTTAACAGGAATGGAACTGGCAAATGCATCACTCTTAGATGAGAGCACCGCTGCGGCAGAGGCAATGACCATGTTGTATGAAGTAAGAAGTAGGGAGCAAAAGAAAAACAATGTAGTTAAGTTTTTTGTATCCGAAGAAATTCTACCTCAAACACTATCGCTGTTAAAAACAAGAGCTATTCCTTTAGACATAGAATTAGTAATTGGAAACCATGAAACTTTTGAATTTGGCACGGACTTTTACGGCGCTATTTTACAATACCCTGGTAAGCATGGACAAGTAAATGATTATTCTAGTTTTGTAGCCCAAGCAAAAGAACAAGATATTAAAGTTGCAGTTGCTGCAGATATTTTAAGTTTGGCATTGTTAACACCTCCGGGAGAATTTGGTGCCGATGTGGTGGTAGGTACCACACAGCGTTTTGGAATTCCTTTAGGATATGGTGGGCCACATGCTGCCTTTTTTGCAACAAAAGAAGCGTATAAAAGAAGTATTCCTGGACGTATTATAGGCGTTACTAAAGATACCGATGGCAATCCTGCATTACGTATGGCATTGCAAACTAGAGAGCAGCATATTAAACGTGATAAAGCGACGTCTAATATCTGTACGGCTCAAGTTTTACTAGCAGTTATGGCAGGGATGTATGCGGTATACCACGGTCCAAAAGGGATTAAGTATATTGCTACGCAAGTGCATACCTCAGCAGCGACACTAGCCGATGCGCTAGAGCAATTAGGCGTATACCAAATAAACACTTCTTATTTTGATACTATTACCGTTAAAGCAGATGCGACTTTAGTGAAGCCTGTTGCGGAGAAAAATGAAATCAACTTCTTATATAGTGATGATCAAACCATTTCTATTGCTATAAATGAAGCTACCTCTCTAGAAGACCTTCAAAAAGTTGTTGAAATATTTGCTGTAGCTCTAGGCAAAGAAATTATTGCTATTGATGCTTTAAAAGATGTTTCTGCCATAGCAAATGCTTCTCAAAGAACATCTCCTTACTTAGAAAATGTAGTGTTTAACTCGTACCATTCAGAAACTGAAATGATGCGATATATTAAAAAATTAGAGCGTAAAGATTTAGCTTTAAATCATTCCATGATTTCTTTAGGATCTTGCACCATGAAATTAAATGCTGCTTCAGAAATGCTACCTTTAAGTTCAGCACAGTGGGGTAACATTCACCCATTTGCTCCGATAGATCAAGCGGAAGGCTACCAAACAATGTTAAAAGCATTAGAGGCCGACTTAAATGTAATTACTGGTTTTGCAGGTACCTCTTTACAGCCAAATTCTGGTGCACAAGGAGAATATGCTGGATTAATGGTGATCCGTGCGTACCATGAATCGCGCAATGAGACCCACAGAAATATTTGTTTAATTCCTGCTTCTGCACACGGTACAAATCCGGCTTCTGCCGTAATGGCCGGTATGAAAGTAGTGGTTACTAAAACCGATGAAAAAGGAAATATAGATGTTGCAGACCTACAAGAAAAAGTAGCAAAACACGCTGATAATCTTGCAGCCTTAATGGTTACATACCCTTCTACGCATGGTGTTTTTGAATCTTCTATAAAACATATTACAAAACTTATTCACGATAACGGCGGACAAGTATATATGGATGGTGCCAACATGAATGCACAAGTAGGATTAACAAATCCTGCTACGATTGGTGCCGATGTTTGCCACTTAAATTTACACAAAACCTTTGCTATACCTCATGGTGGTGGTGGACCAGGAGTTGGGCCTATCTGCGTTGCAGAACAATTAGTACCTTTCTTACCAGGCAATCCTGTCATTAAAACTGGAGGCGAAAAAGCCATCAGTGCTATTTCTGCAGCTCCTTGGGGTAGCTCTTTGGTATGTTTAATTTCTTACGGTTATATAAAAATGCTTGGCGAACAAGGCCTAAGACATTCTACAGAAATTGCCATTCTAAACGCTAACTATATCAAACATCGTTTAAGTGGAAATTACGAAGTTTTATATACTGGTGAAAAAGGTAGAGCAGCACATGAAATGATATTAGATTGCAGACCATTTAAACAAAATGGAATTGAAGTTACGGATATTGCTAAACGTCTAATGGATTATGGTTTTCATGCACCTACCGTATCTTTTCCTGTAGCAGGAACAGTTATGATAGAGCCTACTGAAAGTGAAGGCTTAGCAGAATTAGATCGTTTTTGTAATGCTATGATTTCTATTCGAAAAGAAATTAATGAAGCTTCTGCTGATGATGTAGATAACGTACTTAAAAATGCTCCACATACTTTAAAAATGGTTACCGCAGATGCATGGAAATTTCCATATAGCAGAGAGAAAGCTGCGTTCCCATTAGAGTTTGTCTCTGATAATAAGTTCTGGCCATCGGTTAGACGTGTTGACGATGCATATGGAGATCGTAATTTAATTTGTACTTGTGCTCCTATGGAAGCCTATATGGAAGCGTAA
- a CDS encoding sigma-70 family RNA polymerase sigma factor translates to MTSHSLHPDTWVDQYADYLFNYAVIRVSDAEIAKDIVQETFLAGLKSAKNFKGEAAERTWLISILKRKVIDHYRKINSNKGKAEVRMTYNSSVDSDGDWLEEQVADPYSILENDGIENEELGSAIHNCISKLPKKQGQVFKMKTIQGISTEDICNELEINPSNLWVMIHRSRTALMDCLNQNWFNI, encoded by the coding sequence ATGACTTCACATTCATTGCATCCAGACACATGGGTTGATCAATATGCAGATTACTTGTTTAACTACGCCGTAATTCGTGTTAGTGATGCCGAAATAGCCAAAGACATTGTACAAGAAACTTTTTTAGCCGGATTAAAATCTGCTAAAAATTTTAAAGGAGAAGCTGCTGAGCGTACTTGGCTCATCTCTATCCTTAAACGAAAAGTTATTGATCATTATCGAAAAATTAATTCGAACAAGGGTAAAGCCGAAGTACGAATGACCTACAACTCTAGTGTAGATAGCGATGGTGATTGGCTAGAAGAGCAAGTAGCAGATCCTTATAGCATTTTAGAAAATGACGGTATTGAAAATGAAGAACTAGGTTCTGCTATCCATAATTGCATCAGCAAATTACCAAAAAAACAAGGACAAGTTTTTAAAATGAAAACAATTCAAGGAATAAGTACTGAAGATATTTGTAATGAATTGGAAATTAATCCGTCAAATCTTTGGGTAATGATACATAGGTCAAGAACGGCCTTGATGGATTGCCTTAATCAAAATTGGTTTAATATATGA
- a CDS encoding rhodanese-like domain-containing protein → MKYTVFLFFLAFINYSCSQIKSKPITEVSQDELKTIVLVDVRTPEEFNAGHLEHALNINWFDTDFQKQITEQIAKDKTVYVYCKVGGRSAKAADKLTALGYTVVNLEGGYDTYKKAKD, encoded by the coding sequence ATGAAATACACAGTTTTTTTATTCTTTTTAGCGTTCATTAATTATAGTTGTTCGCAAATAAAATCAAAACCTATCACAGAAGTTTCACAAGACGAACTTAAAACTATTGTCTTAGTAGATGTAAGAACTCCAGAAGAGTTTAACGCAGGGCATTTAGAGCATGCGCTAAATATTAATTGGTTTGATACTGATTTTCAGAAACAGATTACAGAGCAGATTGCTAAGGATAAAACTGTTTATGTGTATTGTAAAGTAGGCGGCCGTAGTGCCAAAGCGGCAGACAAGTTAACAGCTTTAGGGTATACGGTGGTAAATTTAGAAGGTGGGTATGATACCTATAAGAAGGCTAAAGACTAG
- a CDS encoding TIGR01777 family oxidoreductase — MKKLIIAGGSGFLGKEIATYFASKFTDIVILTRGATEIKNGCRYVTWDGKTLGPWKEEFTSCEVLINMAGRSVDCRYTPENKKLIMDSRVDATKILGEVISKSKHPPKVWINSSTATIYRHALNQEMTEETGEIGTGFSVTVAKAWEEAFYTRTTPNTRKVALRTSIVLATHGGALVPIVKLAKIGFGGTQGKGNQQFSWIHINDFLESINFIIKNDHLIGAVNCVAPEPVTNAILMKSIRKQLNIPFGIPLPKFLLEIGAKIIQTETELILKSRNVLPQKLNDAGFKFKYNTIESALKELI; from the coding sequence ATGAAAAAATTGATTATTGCTGGCGGTTCTGGTTTTCTAGGAAAAGAGATTGCTACCTATTTTGCTTCAAAATTTACGGATATTGTTATTCTTACCCGAGGTGCTACCGAAATCAAAAATGGCTGTCGCTATGTAACTTGGGATGGCAAAACCCTTGGGCCTTGGAAAGAAGAATTTACATCTTGTGAGGTGCTGATCAATATGGCAGGGCGCTCTGTAGATTGCCGGTACACCCCAGAAAATAAAAAACTAATTATGGATTCTCGTGTAGACGCAACCAAAATATTGGGTGAAGTAATTTCTAAAAGTAAACACCCACCAAAAGTGTGGATAAATTCTTCTACGGCTACTATCTATAGGCACGCGCTAAACCAGGAAATGACAGAGGAAACAGGAGAAATTGGCACAGGGTTCTCTGTAACTGTTGCTAAAGCTTGGGAAGAAGCATTTTATACAAGAACGACACCAAACACGCGGAAAGTAGCCTTACGCACTTCTATTGTCTTGGCGACCCATGGTGGGGCCTTAGTGCCCATCGTAAAACTTGCAAAAATTGGGTTTGGAGGAACACAAGGAAAAGGAAATCAGCAATTTAGTTGGATTCACATCAATGATTTTCTAGAGAGCATCAACTTTATAATTAAAAACGACCACTTAATTGGCGCTGTGAACTGTGTTGCACCAGAACCTGTTACCAATGCTATTTTGATGAAAAGCATTCGCAAGCAACTAAACATACCCTTTGGCATTCCTTTACCTAAATTTCTTTTGGAAATAGGAGCAAAAATAATCCAGACAGAAACAGAATTAATTTTAAAAAGCAGAAATGTACTTCCTCAAAAACTAAACGACGCAGGATTCAAATTTAAATATAACACGATAGAAAGTGCTCTAAAGGAATTAATATAA
- a CDS encoding cyclopropane-fatty-acyl-phospholipid synthase family protein codes for METTLLSITEITAPETSQNSMEMVRFYNGATADYKFWSTDYNMHFGYFIPFKTNPFKRDSMLNEMNNQVLKKLDLSNSKNTLADLGCGMGGTMRYALKKHHKLTAFGVTLSNFQVAKGNELLKKMKGVILKENYNHTSFQSNFFDAATAIESFCHSGHSSQSFKEAYRILKPNGKLVIADAFLKIKEEDLCHGGKYAYQKLCNHWSLERLGTLTTIVQELKDLGFSKVEVEDASFRVAPSVLHVPFAIIGFALKSIFQNKHLKKESYHNLKGSFFALLSGLHMRSFGYYIITCTK; via the coding sequence ATGGAAACTACGCTACTAAGTATAACAGAAATTACAGCCCCCGAAACTTCACAAAACAGCATGGAGATGGTCCGTTTTTATAATGGTGCCACGGCAGATTATAAGTTTTGGAGTACTGATTATAACATGCATTTTGGCTATTTTATCCCTTTTAAAACCAACCCCTTCAAAAGAGATTCCATGCTGAATGAGATGAATAATCAGGTACTTAAAAAATTAGACCTTTCTAATTCAAAAAACACACTTGCAGATTTAGGCTGTGGTATGGGCGGCACGATGCGATATGCGCTAAAAAAACACCACAAACTAACAGCCTTTGGAGTCACCTTATCCAATTTTCAGGTGGCGAAAGGGAATGAGTTGCTAAAAAAAATGAAGGGAGTTATCCTTAAAGAAAATTACAACCACACATCTTTCCAATCCAATTTTTTTGATGCTGCCACCGCCATAGAAAGCTTTTGCCACTCCGGGCACAGCAGCCAATCTTTTAAAGAGGCGTATCGTATTTTAAAACCAAATGGAAAACTGGTGATTGCAGATGCCTTTTTGAAAATTAAGGAAGAAGATCTATGTCATGGTGGTAAATATGCCTACCAAAAACTATGCAACCACTGGAGTTTGGAAAGACTGGGAACACTAACTACGATTGTTCAAGAATTAAAAGATCTAGGATTTTCTAAAGTAGAAGTAGAAGATGCTTCCTTTAGAGTTGCCCCTTCTGTACTTCATGTGCCTTTTGCTATCATTGGCTTTGCTTTAAAAAGCATATTCCAAAATAAGCACTTAAAAAAAGAAAGCTATCACAATTTAAAAGGATCTTTCTTTGCTTTATTATCTGGCTTACATATGCGTAGCTTCGGTTATTATATCATCACCTGTACGAAATAA
- a CDS encoding GbsR/MarR family transcriptional regulator: MEYKEAKDKFISTWGSLGTLWGINKAMAQIQALLFIATKPLSTEEIMEELQISRGNTSMNVRQLIDWGIVTKELVPGERKEYFTTEKDVQELARVIAKERSRREIQPVIKTLKEVSTIKDDGTEKTRELIKQTKALHDLADTADMMLNKLVNQNQNWLTKSIFKIFK; encoded by the coding sequence ATGGAATACAAAGAGGCAAAAGATAAATTCATTAGTACATGGGGTAGTTTAGGTACGCTATGGGGTATTAATAAAGCCATGGCACAGATACAAGCCTTGCTTTTTATAGCTACTAAACCCTTGTCTACAGAAGAGATCATGGAAGAGCTTCAGATTTCTAGAGGCAATACAAGCATGAATGTACGCCAGTTGATAGATTGGGGTATTGTTACCAAAGAGCTGGTACCTGGGGAGCGTAAAGAATATTTTACGACAGAGAAAGATGTACAAGAATTGGCCCGAGTTATTGCCAAAGAACGTAGCCGCAGAGAAATTCAACCTGTTATAAAAACACTTAAAGAAGTTTCTACGATTAAAGATGACGGTACTGAAAAAACTAGAGAGTTGATTAAACAAACTAAGGCTTTGCATGATTTGGCCGATACTGCCGATATGATGTTGAACAAATTAGTGAACCAAAATCAAAACTGGTTAACAAAATCAATATTCAAAATTTTTAAATAA
- a CDS encoding SPFH domain-containing protein, with protein sequence MDFKKQMRSVIQWEDPKDYQLFFKFTDRGDELKNASKLILQPGQGCIFTYEGKIEGFFETEGIYDLKTSNTPFWTTIKKFMNAFESEHKTGLWFYRKAELLNVRWGTRIPITYNDPVYSFPVKLRAYGNYSLRITNAKEFFINILAGQTDYFVDQLQEVFLSRITQPISSYLANAKFSYAEIDGHIETIAQQAQLKTTEIFEKLGFQLTDFRIEGTSFDPETNKRISEISDVQADVNAASIAGIDFAELQRLRAMRDVAKNEGMAGASMGMLTGMEMGKAMSGTTAAPQEAPKNNIKIKLKELKELFEEDLISQEEFQAKKQQLLDQL encoded by the coding sequence ATGGATTTTAAAAAGCAAATGCGTTCAGTTATTCAATGGGAAGATCCCAAAGATTACCAACTGTTTTTCAAATTTACCGATAGGGGTGATGAGCTAAAAAATGCCTCTAAATTAATTCTACAACCGGGACAAGGGTGTATTTTTACCTACGAAGGTAAAATTGAAGGATTTTTTGAAACGGAAGGTATTTACGATTTAAAAACATCGAATACTCCTTTTTGGACCACCATTAAAAAGTTTATGAACGCTTTTGAAAGTGAACATAAAACAGGGCTTTGGTTTTACAGAAAGGCGGAGTTATTAAATGTACGTTGGGGAACAAGAATTCCTATCACCTATAATGATCCGGTCTATAGTTTTCCTGTAAAACTTAGAGCTTATGGTAATTATTCTCTGCGGATTACCAATGCAAAAGAATTTTTTATCAACATTTTAGCGGGCCAGACAGATTATTTTGTAGACCAATTGCAAGAAGTATTTCTATCGCGTATTACACAGCCCATTTCATCTTACTTAGCCAATGCTAAGTTCTCTTACGCAGAAATAGATGGACATATAGAAACCATTGCGCAGCAGGCACAACTAAAAACAACTGAAATCTTTGAAAAGCTAGGCTTTCAATTAACAGATTTTAGAATAGAAGGCACTTCGTTTGATCCAGAGACCAACAAACGGATTAGTGAAATTAGTGATGTACAAGCCGATGTTAATGCGGCAAGCATAGCGGGAATAGATTTTGCCGAACTACAAAGGTTGCGAGCCATGCGTGATGTTGCCAAGAATGAGGGAATGGCAGGAGCTAGTATGGGAATGCTTACCGGTATGGAAATGGGAAAAGCAATGAGTGGTACTACTGCTGCTCCGCAAGAAGCGCCTAAAAATAATATCAAAATAAAGCTTAAAGAACTCAAGGAACTTTTTGAAGAAGACTTAATTTCACAAGAAGAGTTTCAAGCTAAAAAGCAACAATTATTAGATCAATTATAA
- a CDS encoding lipopolysaccharide assembly protein LapB has product MKQLFLFLFITPFAMAQATFVPVEKERLDTWLTEAKENGEVDTKQLEKLDAEYADVLTTPASTNRIFDYGRILTIALQPGLASASEKELSGAGQKIVDEAEKAYRNAISNCDCHGRANIMLGLLYNQQGKYYISEPYLEKGLELEEGGEDWMIAANQYLLAGAYTYNTAEEKYVKVYELFKKYAKTVSKDAAYYQKMAGLYVSYYE; this is encoded by the coding sequence ATGAAACAACTATTCTTATTTCTTTTTATCACACCTTTTGCTATGGCACAAGCTACTTTTGTTCCTGTAGAAAAAGAGCGTTTAGATACTTGGCTTACAGAAGCCAAAGAAAATGGTGAGGTAGACACAAAACAGTTGGAAAAATTAGATGCAGAATATGCAGATGTTTTAACAACACCTGCGAGTACCAATCGCATTTTTGATTATGGACGTATTCTTACTATAGCATTACAACCTGGTTTGGCATCGGCGAGTGAAAAAGAACTTTCTGGTGCAGGTCAAAAAATTGTTGACGAGGCAGAGAAGGCATACCGAAATGCCATTAGCAATTGCGATTGCCATGGCCGTGCAAATATTATGTTGGGTCTGTTATATAATCAACAAGGTAAATATTATATCTCTGAACCTTATTTAGAAAAAGGCTTGGAATTAGAAGAAGGTGGGGAAGACTGGATGATTGCCGCTAATCAATATCTATTAGCGGGTGCCTATACCTATAATACCGCTGAAGAAAAATATGTAAAGGTGTATGAGCTTTTTAAAAAATATGCTAAAACGGTCTCCAAAGATGCCGCCTATTATCAAAAAATGGCGGGTTTATATGTGAGCTATTATGAATAA
- a CDS encoding DUF3037 domain-containing protein, translated as MQDRAKYEYAIIRIVPKVEREEFFNVGVIVFSRPKKFLKMKYRIDQNKLGSFVCEKDFEALNAYLKGWDLVCKGEATGGAIGKLDITDRFRWLTASRSTIIQSSITHSGLTADPEQELETIFKDCVL; from the coding sequence ATGCAAGATAGAGCGAAGTATGAGTATGCCATAATACGCATCGTACCCAAAGTAGAGCGCGAAGAATTTTTTAACGTGGGCGTCATTGTATTTTCTAGACCTAAAAAGTTCTTAAAGATGAAATACCGTATAGACCAGAACAAACTAGGCAGTTTTGTATGCGAGAAAGATTTTGAAGCGCTGAACGCCTATTTAAAAGGATGGGATTTGGTCTGTAAAGGCGAAGCTACTGGTGGCGCTATAGGAAAATTAGATATCACGGATCGGTTCCGTTGGTTAACCGCCTCCCGTAGTACCATCATCCAAAGTTCTATAACCCACTCTGGTTTAACCGCAGATCCTGAACAAGAATTAGAGACCATTTTTAAAGATTGTGTGCTGTAG
- a CDS encoding HipA family kinase, translated as MNKIDIRTVNVVQYIKPLREGGSMPAIVKADDGFLYVLKFRGAGQGKKALIAELMGGELARTLGLKMPELVFMHLDDTFSKTEPDEEIQDLLKFSVGLNLGLHFLSSAITFDPLVSKVDGLTASKVVLLDSLMSNIDRTAKNPNLLDWNNELWIIDNGASFYFHHNWNTYKNHLTRTFPLIKDHVLLDRATQLKEAALLITKAFTDEKLQEIIALIPEEWLESESDDLTPTQMRAAYLDYFKAKLALIDSLVKEAEDAR; from the coding sequence ATGAATAAGATTGATATTCGGACGGTAAATGTGGTGCAGTACATAAAGCCATTACGCGAGGGCGGCTCTATGCCTGCTATTGTAAAAGCAGACGATGGCTTCCTCTATGTACTTAAATTTAGAGGTGCTGGCCAAGGTAAAAAAGCATTAATTGCAGAACTCATGGGCGGCGAACTTGCCCGTACCCTAGGCTTAAAAATGCCCGAATTGGTATTCATGCATCTAGACGATACCTTTAGTAAAACCGAACCGGATGAAGAGATTCAAGACCTCTTAAAATTTAGCGTAGGCCTTAATCTAGGACTTCATTTTTTATCTAGCGCCATTACCTTTGATCCTTTGGTTTCTAAAGTAGATGGGTTAACGGCTTCTAAAGTAGTATTGCTAGATAGCCTGATGAGTAATATTGACCGTACCGCAAAAAACCCTAATCTTTTAGATTGGAATAATGAATTATGGATTATTGATAATGGGGCTAGTTTCTATTTTCACCATAATTGGAATACCTATAAAAATCATCTTACGCGTACATTTCCGCTTATAAAAGACCACGTACTGCTAGATCGTGCTACGCAATTAAAAGAAGCGGCACTACTTATAACAAAAGCATTCACAGATGAAAAGCTGCAAGAGATTATAGCTTTAATCCCTGAAGAATGGTTAGAAAGCGAGAGTGATGACCTTACTCCCACTCAAATGCGAGCGGCGTATTTAGACTATTTTAAAGCTAAACTTGCCCTTATAGATTCATTAGTAAAAGAAGCTGAAGATGCAAGATAG
- a CDS encoding OsmC family protein: protein MNYATSATSVAKQGATIQIKQATVAFGITAATATTLPNPAELFLGSLSACMLKNVERFSLLMGFTYTSAAITIEATRLEKPPRMDEIQYVLTIHSNEEHLNLSLLKKNIEKHGTIYNTVKEVCSITGVIEIVPE from the coding sequence ATGAATTATGCTACTTCAGCCACTTCTGTTGCTAAACAAGGTGCTACGATACAAATTAAACAAGCTACAGTAGCTTTTGGGATTACAGCGGCTACCGCAACCACCTTACCCAACCCTGCCGAGTTATTTTTAGGATCATTATCGGCTTGTATGCTAAAAAATGTAGAACGTTTTTCATTGCTTATGGGGTTTACCTATACAAGCGCAGCAATAACTATTGAGGCTACCCGTTTAGAGAAACCGCCACGGATGGATGAGATTCAATATGTGTTAACCATTCACAGCAACGAGGAACACCTAAATCTTAGCTTGTTGAAAAAAAATATTGAAAAGCATGGCACCATTTACAATACGGTTAAAGAGGTGTGCAGCATTACTGGAGTTATTGAAATAGTGCCAGAATAA
- a CDS encoding S41 family peptidase, protein MSNKKIYFQVLVLMVVFTSCSKSQNTPQKPENQTVYWHAPSKGYVLESVEGTNKLYGVSAAGNVLIDANVLPENYANLVFTEEGNQLVGTSDLFIDKVYFYKLTDTTTVFDSTSIDFSVDPKINAEHFWNLFNDYYAFFDLRDVNWEANLSLLPTVTSENLYPVLEQMVQPLNDFHIGIFNQEVNITSGEARILEHMNAHLTAELQSNTFPELLTAIRSRVPIIHSKYLDDTFNSDPNGNMFWGLVTDEIGYFNIANMGGYAPIKDEITAVNHVMDQVMNDIQQANIDKIIIDLRFNGGGFDGIALEIASRFTSNSRPIFTIKSKSRTGFTEEQAITLNPKGDYQFSGEIVLLTSPFTASAAEIFVLSLKDLPNVTIVGEHTMGIFSSILTHRLPNGTYINLSNQVYTDTFGTVFEGIGIGPAQENKVPFLSTEDFNSGLDSGIEKGITILE, encoded by the coding sequence ATGTCAAACAAAAAAATCTATTTCCAAGTTTTAGTGTTAATGGTAGTTTTTACCAGTTGTTCTAAAAGTCAGAATACACCACAAAAACCCGAAAACCAAACTGTTTACTGGCATGCTCCTTCAAAGGGGTATGTATTAGAGTCTGTTGAAGGTACGAACAAATTATATGGTGTTTCTGCTGCAGGAAATGTTCTTATAGACGCTAATGTATTGCCGGAAAATTATGCAAATCTGGTGTTTACAGAAGAAGGAAATCAGCTCGTTGGTACTTCAGATCTATTTATTGATAAAGTATATTTTTATAAACTTACGGATACCACTACGGTATTTGATAGTACCAGTATTGACTTCTCAGTAGATCCTAAAATTAATGCCGAGCATTTTTGGAATCTATTTAATGACTATTATGCTTTTTTTGATTTAAGAGACGTAAACTGGGAAGCTAATTTGTCTTTACTTCCTACAGTAACTTCCGAAAATTTATACCCAGTCTTAGAACAAATGGTACAGCCCTTAAACGATTTTCATATCGGAATCTTTAATCAAGAAGTAAATATTACTTCTGGTGAAGCACGCATTCTTGAACATATGAATGCACATTTAACCGCAGAGCTTCAAAGCAATACCTTTCCTGAATTACTCACTGCGATTAGATCACGGGTGCCAATTATCCATTCAAAATATTTAGACGATACCTTTAATAGCGACCCTAATGGCAATATGTTTTGGGGACTTGTCACGGATGAAATAGGATACTTCAATATCGCAAATATGGGTGGCTATGCACCAATAAAGGACGAAATAACAGCTGTAAACCATGTGATGGATCAGGTAATGAATGATATTCAGCAAGCTAACATTGATAAGATCATAATAGATCTAAGATTTAATGGTGGTGGCTTTGATGGTATCGCCTTAGAAATAGCCTCACGATTTACAAGTAATTCACGTCCTATTTTTACTATAAAATCTAAAAGTAGAACAGGCTTTACAGAGGAGCAAGCCATTACATTAAACCCTAAAGGAGACTATCAGTTCTCTGGAGAGATAGTTTTACTTACGAGTCCGTTTACGGCTAGCGCTGCAGAAATTTTTGTTTTGTCACTAAAAGATTTGCCTAATGTAACTATTGTTGGTGAGCATACTATGGGAATATTTTCTTCCATTCTTACCCATAGATTACCAAACGGTACGTATATAAATTTATCAAATCAGGTATATACAGACACTTTTGGGACTGTTTTTGAAGGAATTGGAATAGGTCCTGCTCAAGAGAATAAGGTGCCCTTTTTAAGTACCGAAGATTTTAATTCAGGTTTGGATAGTGGGATAGAAAAAGGGATAACTATTTTGGAATAA